Proteins from a genomic interval of Chanos chanos chromosome 3, fChaCha1.1, whole genome shotgun sequence:
- the slc4a4b gene encoding electrogenic sodium bicarbonate cotransporter 1: protein MSSDKNKMDDEVVLDRGASHIKHVCDEEVEGHHTFYIGVHVPKSYRRRRRHRRRSHQKEKKERVTEGTSDKSDTENADDTGASILKPLISPAAERVRFILGEEDSGPPPPQLFTELDELLTVDGQEIEWKETARWIKFEEKVEKGGERWSKPHVATLTLHSLFELKTCIEKGTIMLDMEASTLPQIIEMITDSAQLRPELKERVMYMLLRKHRHQTKKSNLRSLAEIGKTVSSASRLFSSSENGSPTTAHRNLTSTSLNDLSDKPEKDQLHNKFMKKLPRDAEASNVLVGEVDFLETPFVAFVRLQQAVMLGALTEVPVPTRFLFILLGPKGKAKSYREIGRAIATLMSDEVFHEVAYKAKSRGDLLAGIDEFLDEVIVLPPGEWDPDIRIEPPKSLPSADKRKNILAGGEGLQMNGDTPHEGGAGGGGGHQVGDELKKTGKFCGGLVLDVKRKLPFFASDFKDALHIQSLSAVLFIYLGTVTNAITFGGLLGDATDNMQGVLESFVGTAVSGAVFCLLAGQPLTILSSTGPVLVFERLLFTFSKDNNFDYLEFRLWIGLWSAFFCLILVATDASFLVQYFTRFTEEGFSALISFIFIYDAFKKMIKLAHHHPINSNFEMDQVTQYYCHCEFSTDSNRTGVYPDMNHMEMMNSSHMNVNWSMLTRSECLKYGGRLEGEACGFVPDITLMSFILFLGTYTCSMSLKKFKTSQFFPTKVRKLISDFAIIMAIVIFCGVDALVGVDTPKLLVPNEFKPTSPNRGWFVPPFGGNPWWVYLASILPALLVTILVFMDQQITAVIVNRKEHKLKKGAGYHLDLFLVAILMVICSFMGLPWYVAATVISIAHIDSLKMETETSAPGEQPKFLGVREQRVTGVLVFVLTGLSVFMAPILKVIPMPVLYGVFLYMGVASLNGVQFMDRLQLFLMPAKHQPDLIYLRHVPLRRVHLFTSIQVLCLALLWILKSTVAAIIFPVMILALVAVRKAMDYLFSQHDLSYLDDVMPEKDKKKKEDEKKKKKKKGSIDSDMNYSDFPANESVPTIKISMDMMEQEPMLRETPSVRNKSSSFLSPY, encoded by the exons aATGGATGATGAGGTCGTCCTTGACAGAGGAGCGTCTCATATCAAACATGTGTGTGATGAGGAGGTGGAGG gcCATCATACATTCTACATTGGTGTTCACGTGCCCAAGAGTTACCGCCGGAGGCGGCGTCACAGGAGGCGGTCCcatcaaaaagagaagaaagagagagtgacagaaggCACGAGTGACAAATCAGATACTGAGAATGCCGATGATACTGGTGCCAGCATCCTCAAACCACTCA TTTCTCCAGCAGCGGAGCGAGTCCGGTTTATCCTGGGGGAGGAAGACAGTGGTCCGCCACCCCCCCAACTATTCACCGAACTGGATGAACTGCTCACAGTGGATGGACAAGAGATAGAGTGGAAAGAGACAGCcag GTGGATAAAATttgaggagaaggtggagaaagGTGGGGAGAGGTGGAGTAAACCCCATGTGGCCACGCTGactcttcactctctttttgAGCTGAAGACTTGTATAGAAAAAGGCACCATTATGCTTGACATGGAGGCGTCTACTCTACCACAGATCATCG aaaTGATAACAGATAGTGCTCAACTGAGGCCCgagttgaaagagagagtgatgtacATGTTGCTGAGGAAACATCGTCACCAAACGAAGAAGTCCAACCTACGTTCTCTGGCTGAAATTGGCAAGACAGTGTCCAGTGCAAGTAGACTGTTTTCCAGCTCAGAGAATG GTAGCCCAACAACAGCCCACCGCAATCTGACCTCAACCAGCCTCAATGACCTCTCAGACAAACCTGAAAAGGACCAG ctccatAATAAGTTTATGAAGAAGCTTCCTCGTGATGCAGAGGCATCTAACGTGCTGGTTGGTGAAGTGGATTTCCTGGAGACCCCGTTCGTTGCGTTTGTGCGTCTGCAGCAAGCCGTCATGTTAGGAGCGCTAACTGAAGTCCCTGTGCCCACCAG GTTTCTCTTCATTCTGCTGGGTCCTAAAGGCAAAGCCAAGTCGTATCGTGAGATTGGAAGAGCCATCGCTACCCTCATGTCAgacgag GTGTTCCATGAGGTCGCCTACAAAGCCAAGAGTCGGGGGGACCTGTTGGCGGGGATAGATGAGTTTTTGGATGAGGTCATTGTTTTACCCCCAGGAGAATGGGACCCTGACATCAGGATAGAACCTCCCAAGTCCCTGCCCTCTGCGGACAAACG gaagAACATTCTGGCTGGAGGGGAAGGGCTCCAGATGAATGGTGACACCCCCCATGAAGGCGGGgctggaggagggggggggcatcaaGTTGGCGATGAACTCAAAAAGACTGGCAA GTTCTGTGGTGGCCTCGTCCTCGATGTCAAGAGGAAGCTGCCATTTTTTGCCAGTGATTTTAAAGATGCCCTTCACATCCAATCACTGTCTGCCGTTTTGTTCATCTATTTGGGTACAGTCACTAACGCCATCACTTTCGGGGGTTTGCTAGGAGATGCCACGGATAATATGCAG GGAGTGTTGGAGAGTTTTGTGGGGACTGCAGTGAgtggtgctgtgttttgtttacttgctGGTCAGCCTCTCACTATCCTCAGTAGTACTGGGCCTGTGCTTGTCTTTGAGAGACTCCTCTTCACCTTCAGCAA gGATAATAACTTCGACTACCTGGAGTTTCGGCTTTGGATTGGGCTTTGGTCGGCCTTCTTCTGTCTGATCCTGGTCGCCACGGACGCCAGTTTTCTTGTCCAGTACTTCACTCGTTTCACAGAAGAGGGCTTTTCTGCTCTCATTAGCTTCATTTTCATCTATGATGCCTTCAAGAAGATGATCAAGCTAGCACACCATCACCCCATTAACTCCAACTTCGAAATGGACCAGGTCACCCAATATTACTGCCACTGCGAATTCTCCACAGACA gcaaCAGAACAGGCGTCTATCCAGATATGAATCACATGGAGATGATGAATAGCTCT CACATGAACGTTAACTGGTCCATGCTAACACGGTCGGAGTGTCTGAAGTACGGAGGCAGGCTGGAAGGTGAAGCCTGTGGCTTTGTCCCTGACATCACACTGATGTCATTCATCCTGTTCCTGGGTACATACACCTGCTCCATGTCACTGAAGAAGTTCAAGACCAGCCAGTTCTTCCCTACCAAA GTGCGGAAACTGATCAGCGATTTTGCCATCATTATGGCCATAGTCATCTTCTGTGGAGTGGATGCTCTTGTTGGAGTGGACACACCCAAACTCCTTGTGCCAAATGAattcaag CCGACAAGCCCAAACCGTGGCTGGTTTGTGCCTCCGTTCGGTGGGAACCCCTGGTGGGTTTATCTGGCATCCATTCTGCCTGCCCTGCTTGTCACCATCCTGGTGTTTATGGACCAACAGATCACAGCCGTCATTGTAAACCGTAAAGAGCACAAACTCAAG AAAGGGGCAGGGTATCATCTGGACCTGTTCTTGGTGGCGATTCTGATGGTGATTTGCTCGTTCATGGGGTTACCATGGTACGTGGCCGCCACGGTTATATCCATCGCTCACATCGACTCTCTGAAGATGGAGACTGAGACGTCCGCTCCTGGAGAACAACCCAAATTTCTGGGAGTGAG agagcagagagtgacgggtgtgcttgtgtttgtccTCACGGGCCTGTCCGTCTTTATGGCACCGATCCTGAAG gtTATTCCCATGCCTGTGCTTTATGGTGTATTTCTCTATATGGGTGTGGCCTCTCTCAATGGAGTACAG TTCATGGACCGCCTTCAGTTGTTTTTGATGCCAGCCAAGCACCAGCCTGATCTGATATATCTGAGGCACGTTCCCCTGCGGCGGGTCCACCTGTTCACCTCCATCCAGGTCCTCTGCCTGGCCCTTCTCTGGATCCTCAAATCAACCGTAGCTGCTATCATCTTCCCCGTCATG attTTGGCGCTGGTAGCAGTGAGGAAAGCCATGGACTACCTCTTCTCTCAACATGATCTCAGCTACTTGGATGATGTCATGCCAGAaaaggacaagaaaaagaaagaggacgagaagaaaaagaagaagaagaaagggagCATAGATAGTGACATGAATTAT tcagaTTTTCCAGCCAATGAGAGTGTGCCTACTATTAAAATATCGATGGATATGATGGAACAAGAGCCTATGCTGAGGGAAACGCCCTCAGTCA GAAATAAATCCTCATCCTTCCTTTCTCCCTACTGA